In Candidatus Poribacteria bacterium, a single genomic region encodes these proteins:
- the folK gene encoding 2-amino-4-hydroxy-6-hydroxymethyldihydropteridine diphosphokinase has translation MAVAFIGIGSNLGDRASNIRRAMEIMAENRKIDVISVSNLYETEPVGVKDQPDFLNCVVKIETELAPRELLKTLKGMEARIGRRPGPRWGPRRIDLDILFYEDLTLNEDDLVIPHPRAHERLFVLMPLFEIAPDLIHPSLGRSIRELIADLKCEKSQGIRLYGKLSWEG, from the coding sequence ATGGCGGTGGCTTTCATTGGTATAGGATCGAACCTGGGGGATAGGGCGTCCAACATCCGCCGGGCGATGGAGATTATGGCCGAAAACCGGAAGATCGATGTGATATCGGTCTCCAACCTCTATGAAACCGAGCCCGTGGGGGTTAAGGATCAGCCCGATTTTCTGAATTGTGTCGTCAAGATCGAAACGGAGCTCGCCCCGCGTGAGCTCCTGAAGACGCTTAAAGGCATGGAAGCCCGAATAGGCAGGAGGCCGGGGCCGAGATGGGGACCCAGGAGGATAGACCTTGACATTTTGTTTTACGAGGATTTAACCTTAAACGAGGATGATCTCGTTATCCCCCATCCCAGAGCTCATGAAAGGCTGTTCGTGCTTATGCCCCTTTTCGAAATCGCTCCCGATCTGATACATCCGTCATTGGGCAGATCGATTAGGGAGCTTATAGCCGATTTGAAGTGTGAAAAAAGCCAAGGCATACGTCTATACGGAAAGCTATCTTGGGAGGGTTGA
- a CDS encoding deoxynucleoside kinase: MDLAHKYISIEGPMCVGKTDLAQLLAKRLNGRAVLESAENPFLERFYTDMENYAFRTQMFFLLTRYEQQREILQMHLFEQCVITDYLFDKNRIFAYLTLSDDELLIYDKVYRLISRSIPKPDLVIYLQASTRVLQKRIRSKGRPFERYVSQDYLFEMNKCYNTFFLGYEDAPLLVVNTDNVDFTDSKELEGLIDEMKRLNYGKRYYAPNLDMRRLKIR, from the coding sequence ATGGATTTAGCTCACAAATATATCAGCATCGAAGGCCCGATGTGCGTCGGCAAAACCGATCTGGCTCAGTTGCTCGCCAAGAGGTTAAACGGGAGAGCGGTTCTGGAATCGGCGGAAAATCCGTTTTTAGAAAGGTTTTACACCGATATGGAGAACTACGCCTTCAGAACCCAGATGTTCTTCCTGCTCACCAGATATGAGCAGCAGCGCGAGATCCTGCAGATGCATCTCTTCGAGCAATGCGTCATAACCGATTATCTATTCGATAAGAACAGGATCTTCGCCTATCTAACTCTGAGCGACGATGAGCTTCTCATCTACGACAAGGTCTATCGTCTCATAAGCAGATCGATTCCAAAGCCGGATCTCGTCATCTACCTTCAGGCGAGCACTAGGGTCCTGCAGAAAAGGATAAGATCGAAGGGCAGGCCGTTTGAGAGGTATGTCTCGCAGGATTATCTCTTTGAGATGAACAAATGCTATAACACCTTCTTTCTGGGATATGAAGACGCCCCTCTGCTGGTGGTGAACACGGATAATGTGGACTTTACGGATTCAAAGGAACTCGAGGGGCTGATAGACGAGATGAAGAGGCTAAACTACGGTAAGCGATACTACGCCCCAAACCTGGATATGAGGCGGTTGAAAATACGATAG